A genomic stretch from Puniceicoccales bacterium includes:
- a CDS encoding ComEC/Rec2 family competence protein: MSQNSFGIHIILAIAMVLLTMPGPKLVRLGLIAIALAALFHAKHQINKPPDFIDGNKQYMEIQILKVATKYFRRGLHAYGKGIIKDAKNKEIIGQTIYFMLKTNTADLFRSQSFKTYANVEKINGPTKANSFFSYLHKSKIFLYLSNGYVEKITDKGLKIFHLCLIAHNKINEEFTKNMTKSFLNILPGMLLSSKTNLSREQKDMFHDTGTAHLLAVSGLHVGIIGFTIEFILRMFGLGKKLRRIPCILIIFVYLEIIGSPPSAFRAFTMLAFYWSACYFNRKPNTLSGLINTALLSLLMDPVLVFDPGFRLSYGVVYYIILLGVPLANKLKSRITINKFVPKDEITMISKLMKKITFSAIDSFSISIAANMASIPLTFEYFGSISLVGIVANIIVIPMAWLVIVAGTVTMISLLIHANFLMNISLFIAGTCVAAIETILMFFVKNMPLFWNLDTSIHHHGTTIFFIGLFILPYINLYFQKIQKS, translated from the coding sequence TTGTCGCAAAATTCTTTTGGCATACATATAATCCTCGCCATCGCCATGGTTCTTTTGACAATGCCAGGTCCAAAATTAGTTCGCCTTGGACTCATTGCCATTGCCCTGGCCGCCCTATTCCATGCTAAGCACCAAATCAATAAACCTCCTGATTTCATCGACGGTAACAAGCAATACATGGAAATACAAATACTTAAGGTTGCTACCAAATACTTTCGACGAGGACTCCATGCCTACGGCAAAGGCATTATAAAGGATGCAAAAAATAAGGAAATTATCGGTCAAACCATATATTTCATGCTGAAAACAAATACTGCGGATCTATTTCGATCCCAATCTTTCAAGACCTATGCCAACGTTGAAAAAATAAATGGCCCGACTAAAGCCAACTCATTCTTTTCCTATCTGCATAAATCTAAAATATTTTTGTACCTATCGAATGGTTATGTGGAAAAAATAACCGACAAAGGGCTTAAAATATTCCATCTCTGTCTCATTGCCCATAACAAAATCAACGAAGAATTTACTAAAAATATGACCAAGTCATTTCTTAATATATTGCCAGGCATGCTTTTGAGCAGTAAAACAAATCTATCCAGAGAACAAAAAGATATGTTTCATGACACCGGCACAGCTCATCTTCTAGCTGTCAGCGGCCTGCATGTGGGAATAATCGGGTTTACCATCGAATTCATTCTGCGGATGTTTGGCCTTGGGAAAAAATTAAGAAGAATTCCCTGTATATTGATCATTTTTGTATATCTAGAAATAATAGGATCACCGCCGTCGGCATTTAGAGCATTCACCATGTTAGCATTCTACTGGAGTGCCTGCTATTTTAATCGAAAGCCAAACACATTGTCCGGACTCATCAACACAGCCCTACTCTCTCTTTTGATGGACCCAGTTCTAGTATTCGATCCTGGATTTAGGCTATCCTATGGAGTTGTTTACTATATAATACTGCTTGGAGTGCCGCTGGCAAACAAACTCAAGTCTCGGATAACCATAAACAAATTCGTTCCAAAGGATGAAATAACCATGATTTCTAAGTTGATGAAAAAAATCACTTTCAGTGCCATCGATTCGTTTTCCATTTCCATTGCAGCCAATATGGCAAGCATTCCATTGACCTTTGAGTATTTCGGCTCCATAAGTCTGGTGGGTATAGTGGCAAATATAATAGTCATACCCATGGCCTGGCTTGTCATCGTCGCCGGAACAGTCACAATGATATCATTGCTAATCCATGCAAATTTTCTTATGAATATATCACTATTTATAGCCGGTACCTGCGTGGCGGCCATTGAAACCATACTCATGTTTTTTGTAAAAAATATGCCGCTGTTTTGGAACCTAGACACTTCGATTCACCACCATGGCACAACTATATTTTTCATTGGCTTATTCATATTGCCATATATTAACCTATATTTTCAAAAAATCCAAAAATCATAG